The nucleotide sequence CGAACATGTACTCGGCAATACGGGCGGCCGTGGTCACTTCGGTTTCCAGAATCTGCTCCTGACTGGGGAACAGCATGGCCTTGGCGCGCTGGGTCAGCGTGACCTGGTCGGCAGTGGCGTGGGCGGCCACGATGAAGCATTCGTCGTTCAGGCGGGTCGGGCGGCAGGCATAGGTCGCCAGGCCGATGGCCGGGTAGATGTAGAAGTTGTTGGCCTGGCCCGGACGGTAGGTCTTGCCTTCGTATTCGAAGTCGGGGAACTGCACGCCAGCGGCAAACAGTGCCTTGCCCTTGGACCAGGTGTAGGCTTCCTCGGCGCTGCACTCGGCCTTGTGGGTCGGGTTGGACAGGGCAAAGATGATGGGCTGCTCGTTCAGCTTGCTCATCAGCTCGATCACTTCACGAGTGAAGGCACGCGCCTTGGTGCTCACGCCAATCAATACCGTCGGCTTGAACTCTTCGATGGCCTTGAGGAAATCCTTGCACGGCTTGGCCGGGCGGGCATACAGCTTCTGGGTTTCGGACAGGTCGGTACGCGAATGCTCGATCAGGCCGTTGATGTCGAACAGGGCAACCTGCTTGCGTGCTTCGGCTTCGCTCAGGCCCAGGGTTTGCAGCTCGGCGCAGAACAGCTTGGCAATGCCCAGGCCAGCAGAACCGGCACCCAGGAACATCACACGCTGGTCGGTCAGCTTGCCGCCAGTAATGTTCATGCCGGCAGCGATACCTGCCAGTGCCACACTGGCCGTGCCCTGGATGTCATCGTTGTAGCAGAGGATCTTGTCTTTGTAGCGATCCAGCATGCGGATGGCGTCGGTGCCCTTCCAGTCTTCAAAATGCACGCAGCAATTGGGGAAGACTTCCTGCACGGCCTGAATGAATTCTTCGGTCAGTTCGTCCAGCTCGGCTTCGGAAACCGGGGCTTCGCGGGTGCCCATATAGAAGGGGTCGGCGCGCAGGGTTTCATTGGTGGTGCCGATATCAAACAGCACCGGCAGCAGGCCGGCCGGCGGTACGGCGGCGCAAGCGGTGTACAGCTGCAGCTTGCCAATCGGGATGCCCATGCCATTGGCACCGATATCGCCCAGACCCAGAATGCGGCCACCGGTGGACACACAGATGAAGCGCACGTCTTTTTCCGGCCAGTTGCGCAGCACTTCGGCAATGCGGCCCTTCATGTAGCGGGTGATATACATGCCACGGGCGCGGCGGTAGTTGTTGCCGAAGGTTTCGCAGGCATCAGCCACGGTCGGATCGTACAGCACCGGGATGAAGCGTTTCGGGTCGGACATCACCGTCTTGTAGAACACGGTTTCGTTACGGTCTTCCAGGCCGATCAGGTAGGTGTAGCGTTCCAGATCGTCCGCTTTTTCGTCCAGGTGGGCCATGACGCGCTCTACCTGACGGTCCAGGTTTTCCACTGCATGCGGCAGCAGGCCTTCCAGACCCAGCTGACGGCGCTCTTCCACGCTATAGGCCGTGCCCTTGTTCAGCTTGGGTTCGTGCAACAGCGGCATGCCGCCGTGTTGGCCGTTGGCGCTCAGCTTGTCATTCTTGACGGAAGTGTTCTTTACAGTCATGGCATTCTCCAGTTTGTATCGAAAGGGTGAGTTGAAAGCTTCTCAGCTGCCCTTCTTATCGCAACTAGCGTGCCAGCCTTTTTGTCCTGTAAAAAATTCTTAAGTTATTGATTTTTATGGATTTTTATTTTCACAAAAAACCACGCCGACGTCAGGCCGTACTTTGCCCCGCACGGCGGGTGCGGAAGTCCGTACTTTGTGAGTGGGCTTTGTGCGGGTAGGAAAAATGCTGGTTGGCGGGGCGGAGGAAGGGAAAGAGAGCTTGGCTCGCCATACCCGGCATTGGGGTAAGACCCGCGAAGTTAAGCCCGACATCGCAACACCGCTGTCGCTTAGCAACTATCGAACTGTTTAAACATCAGCTGTCCGCCACGCGGATGATGATTTGCCTGCCACTGCCGCACGGCGGACGGGAAAGGGGTAGCGTCAGGGCGGTCAGGTATACGGATCGGGTGAATGGGGGTGAATGCGTAAAGTTGAACGGCACAAGTTTAAATAGATTACTGACAAGGGGGATTCTGCTAACGACCTTGAGCAGCCATTCTCCGATGTGTCCACAGAATTACCGGAGATCGGCCGAAGTGGACGAACGTGTGACCAATGAAAAATCTCCGCTTTCCTAGAGGAAGCTGACATGAATGCATCTCGTGAATGAGGGATGGTTCACATTGCAATGCGACATGGCAAATATGCTAAACCATAGCAGCACGGAGTTTGCCTTGGCATTGCGCAAGCAGACAGGCCATTCCAGCTGCTCCACGTGCGGCCAACAGGATTTCGGTAAAGGTATGATCTCCTTTGGTCTGCTTGAGAACCTGCTGACGCACTACTTCAATAGCAGGTAGAGGAGCGGTGCTGCGGTCCAAGCGTTATAGTGTGGTTTTCCTCAGCGCTCGTCTTTGCCATGTTTCCCATTCTGCTGCGTATTGCTCTGTTGTGTGGTGTGCTTCTACTTTCGGCCTGTGCTCAGCTGCCGGATGGCGCAAGCCGCCTGGCTCAGTCGCAGCGGTTGCTGCAAGCCAAGGGCTGGCAAGGGCAGTATCTGCAGGCAGGGGACTTCAGTCTGTTCAGTGCCGGCCCGGTCGCGCAGGCAGCAGGCAATCAGCCAATTACGGTTTATCTGGAAGGCGATGGCCTGGCCTGGCTCAATAGCGACACCCCGTCGGATGACCCTACCCCACTGCGCCCCGTAGGCTTACAACTGGCCTTGCAGCAGCCGGATGGCGTGGCCGTCTATCTGGCACGCCCCTGCCAGTATGCGCAGCCCATGCCGCCACAGTGCCAGCAGGCGTGGTGGACCGCTGCCCGCTTTTCCGAGCCGGTGGTGGCCGCGCTGGACCAGGCACTGGACCAACTCAAACTGCAATACGGTGCACGGCAAATCAATATGGTGGGATATTCCGGTGGTGCGGCACTCGCCCTGTTGCTGGCCGAACGGCGCAGCGATGTGCAGCTGCTGATAAGCGTGGCAGGCAATGTGGACCCGGCGGGCTGGATCAGACTGCACGCCCTGTCGCCCTTGCAGGGTTCGCTGGACCCGCTGGCACAGCTTTCTCAGTTACACGCCGGGCATGTATGGCTGTTGAGCGGTGCAGAAGATGAAAACATCCCGCCAGCTCTGGCTGCCGGGGTGGCCGCACACCTGACTGCACACCTGCCGGTAACCCTGCGCACAATGCCAGGGTTCACCCATCCATGCTGCTGGGTAGAGACCTGGCCTGCGCTGTGGCGGGAGGCGGCAACTTTTAAGTAAGTTGTCCATATTGTGCCTCCCATTCAAGCAGATCACCGCTGGGGTTTGATGGAGCATCCTGTGCATCCGATAAAGCTCAGTACAAATAGTTAAAAAGTGACAAGCAAAAACCAAATTTAATATCGAAAATCTTTCATGCTGATATTTTCATATTTCATATCCCGGTGTTACATTTCGTAAGCATGATTACAAAAATTAACCGAAATGAACATTTAAAATGCGGGTGAGATTATGAAGATAAATTTGAAAAAGATTTGCTCTAGTTTGGGTATGGCAGCGGTAGGTAGCATGCTGGCTGTTCCTGCATTTGCTACGCCAACCGGACCAATGCTGTGGACCATCAACGCTAATGATGGAAATTATGGTTCCTACTCTTCCAGTTTGTACGGCACCACTTCGGCAGGTACCAGTTCAACCTTGAGTTGGCAAACGGCAGGTTATTTCTGGTCCGGTACCATTGGTCTGACCAATGCCCAAGGCAAGCTGCTTGCGCTAATTACCACCAGTAGTGACAACTACAGCTTGGTAACCAAAGGTGCAAATGGCTTTAGGGTGGGTAGTAGCTGCACCGCAACGCAGTGCGTTGTGGTCAATCCGGGTACCACCCAATCCTTGCTTGCCGCCGTCAACTCGGCAAACGGAGGTAGTGGTATCAACAGTGCTGTGGGTGACGGTCTATATTTTGTTAGCGCCAGCAACATCTATTCCTTGATTGGCTCTACCAGCCAGTATGTCAGTGCTGTTAACGCCGAACAGAACCTGCCGGGTCAGGGCGCGGCACAAGTACTGGATAACCTGATTGCCAATAATCCCAACAATGCGCTGGCCATCAAAATGGCAGCTGCAGGATCGGGAAGCAATCAATCACAGAGCAGCATCGTTTCCCAAACGCTTCCACTGTTTGTCGGTGCCAGCCAGAACGCCAGTCGCTCTGCACTGAGCGGTATTGGCAACGTGGTAAGCAACCACCAGGCTGCCGTACTGGGCCAGTCCTCTGGTGATACTGTTTTCAGTAACAAAACAGTATGGGCCAAACCCTTTGGTTCCTGGGTTGATCAAAGTGAGCGTGATGGTACTGCAGGCTACAAGGCAGATACCGCAGGTATCGTCTTCGGTGTAGATGCCAAACTGTCGACCTCTAATTTGCTGGGTCTGTCGCTAGCCTATGCCAATGCCAATGTAAGCGGTAAAGACTCTGCATCTGGCAACTCCGCCAAAATTGATGTCTGGAACCTGACGGCTTATGGCAGCCACAAGCTGGACAATGGCGCACTGCTTTCCCTGCAAGTGGGCGCCGGCAAGAACACCACGCATGGTAGCCGCAACATCAGCTTCGATAGCTCTACCGCCAACTCCAGCTACGACAGCACCGTATTTTCCGTGGGTACCGGAATACAGCGCAGCTATCAGCTGACAAGCTCCCTGGCTTTCACACCGGAACTGCGTGCTGATTACAATACCATCCGCGATAGCAGCTACAACGAGAGCGGTGCAGGTGCGCTGAATCTGCAAGTCGATAGCCGTACATCGGAGCAGCTGACCTTCGGTCTGAAGGGCAAGTTTGACTACAACTCGGGGGGTAAAACCACCCTGTTTACGACTGTGGGTGCTGGCTATGACGCAATTCGTGCCAATGCCAATGTCACCTCAGCTTATGCTGGTGCCTCCAATCTCAGCTTTACTACCAGTGGGGCAAAAGCACCCCGTTGGTCAGAACAAGTTGGCGTGGGCGTCAGCCAAAAGCTGAACAGCGGCTGGGAGCTGACTGGCCAGTATGATGTTGAGCGCCGTAATGGTTACCTGAACCAATCTGCGGCCATCAAACTTAGCCTACCTATCTAAATGGATCGCACCCGGTAACTACTTGCCATTGCAGCTAGCTACCGGGCGTCTCTTTTCGTCAGTATTGTTAGTTTGTGCTGCAGCGTCCCTGCTCCTCCACTACGCTCATCCTTGGTCGCTAGTATGTCCGATATCTTGTGTAAATCGGTCGTTACTCCCAGCCATTCTCACGGACCGCTTTGGCCGAGATTGAAACCTTGGCTTCGTATCTAGGCAATGGCCGCACCTGGCCGATAACAGTCATGCTAGCGCATTGGCATGGCAAAATTTCCTGCCCTGTTTCAGATACCGATCTACACGACTATTCGCATCCAGCAACATCGCACCGACTAAACCGCTTCCCGTCAGCGTAAGCCGACACGGACGTGCCGTCCAGGGTGTTAAGCAGTGGCGTGGTCGGGCGGAATTTCGCAGTGCGGCCCGTCGCCTTTTCTTTGGGTTCTTGCTGTTGGCGAAGTATCGCAGCAAAAGAAAGTACCTCGCTGGCGGAGCAAGACCGGCGCAGTTAAATGCAGCGCTACTGGATGACCGCCCACTTGCCGACATGGAACGAGAGCAGATTTTGTATCCGCTCACGCAAAGGATGGTTTCGCTGTCGTCTGGCGCTGAACTACGCTGCTTGACCTGCGGTACGGCAGCGGGTGCTAGGCTGCCCGCCAGACAAAATGCGTAAAGGATTGCTGCCAGTAATCCAGCACCGCCCTCCCCGGCCACTGTGCAGCATCAAACAAGGGCTGGCCCTTGCCATCCCGGCCCTGCTGTAAGGCGGCATGCGTCACGCCTTTGGCCTGCAGGGTGTCCGCCAGCTGAAACAGGCTGTCTGCCGTCATCACGCGCGGGTCCAGCGTGGTGCGGCATTCCAGCGCGGCACCGCTGTCCGACACCATCGCCAGTGCGATATCCAGCGCCTGCCACATCCGCGCCTCGCTGCCGGAGACGCCGCTCACCACATCCACCCCGCCGGGTGCGGCCTTGATATCAAAGCCGATCCAGTCCACCAGTCCGGCCACGGCTGCCAGCCGCTGCGGGTAAATGCCGGCAGTGTGCAGGCCGATGGCCATGCCTAGTTGGCGGGCGTCCTGCATCCACT is from Aquitalea aquatilis and encodes:
- a CDS encoding anaerobic ribonucleoside-triphosphate reductase activating protein, which gives rise to MNSICIAESRSPASPVLLPLAGIEPFSSCDWPGRLVATVFVAGCPWRCGYCHNAALQARSAGVLDWPAVRAVLAQRVGFLDGVVFSGGEPTLAPQLAEWMQDARQLGMAIGLHTAGIYPQRLAAVAGLVDWIGFDIKAAPGGVDVVSGVSGSEARMWQALDIALAMVSDSGAALECRTTLDPRVMTADSLFQLADTLQAKGVTHAALQQGRDGKGQPLFDAAQWPGRAVLDYWQQSFTHFVWRAA
- a CDS encoding NAD-dependent malic enzyme, which produces MTVKNTSVKNDKLSANGQHGGMPLLHEPKLNKGTAYSVEERRQLGLEGLLPHAVENLDRQVERVMAHLDEKADDLERYTYLIGLEDRNETVFYKTVMSDPKRFIPVLYDPTVADACETFGNNYRRARGMYITRYMKGRIAEVLRNWPEKDVRFICVSTGGRILGLGDIGANGMGIPIGKLQLYTACAAVPPAGLLPVLFDIGTTNETLRADPFYMGTREAPVSEAELDELTEEFIQAVQEVFPNCCVHFEDWKGTDAIRMLDRYKDKILCYNDDIQGTASVALAGIAAGMNITGGKLTDQRVMFLGAGSAGLGIAKLFCAELQTLGLSEAEARKQVALFDINGLIEHSRTDLSETQKLYARPAKPCKDFLKAIEEFKPTVLIGVSTKARAFTREVIELMSKLNEQPIIFALSNPTHKAECSAEEAYTWSKGKALFAAGVQFPDFEYEGKTYRPGQANNFYIYPAIGLATYACRPTRLNDECFIVAAHATADQVTLTQRAKAMLFPSQEQILETEVTTAARIAEYMFDAGLAQVERPRDIRAWLEAQLYKPQY
- a CDS encoding autotransporter outer membrane beta-barrel domain-containing protein, with amino-acid sequence MKKICSSLGMAAVGSMLAVPAFATPTGPMLWTINANDGNYGSYSSSLYGTTSAGTSSTLSWQTAGYFWSGTIGLTNAQGKLLALITTSSDNYSLVTKGANGFRVGSSCTATQCVVVNPGTTQSLLAAVNSANGGSGINSAVGDGLYFVSASNIYSLIGSTSQYVSAVNAEQNLPGQGAAQVLDNLIANNPNNALAIKMAAAGSGSNQSQSSIVSQTLPLFVGASQNASRSALSGIGNVVSNHQAAVLGQSSGDTVFSNKTVWAKPFGSWVDQSERDGTAGYKADTAGIVFGVDAKLSTSNLLGLSLAYANANVSGKDSASGNSAKIDVWNLTAYGSHKLDNGALLSLQVGAGKNTTHGSRNISFDSSTANSSYDSTVFSVGTGIQRSYQLTSSLAFTPELRADYNTIRDSSYNESGAGALNLQVDSRTSEQLTFGLKGKFDYNSGGKTTLFTTVGAGYDAIRANANVTSAYAGASNLSFTTSGAKAPRWSEQVGVGVSQKLNSGWELTGQYDVERRNGYLNQSAAIKLSLPI
- a CDS encoding alpha/beta hydrolase; its protein translation is MFPILLRIALLCGVLLLSACAQLPDGASRLAQSQRLLQAKGWQGQYLQAGDFSLFSAGPVAQAAGNQPITVYLEGDGLAWLNSDTPSDDPTPLRPVGLQLALQQPDGVAVYLARPCQYAQPMPPQCQQAWWTAARFSEPVVAALDQALDQLKLQYGARQINMVGYSGGAALALLLAERRSDVQLLISVAGNVDPAGWIRLHALSPLQGSLDPLAQLSQLHAGHVWLLSGAEDENIPPALAAGVAAHLTAHLPVTLRTMPGFTHPCCWVETWPALWREAATFK